From a region of the Takifugu flavidus isolate HTHZ2018 chromosome 18, ASM371156v2, whole genome shotgun sequence genome:
- the LOC130514539 gene encoding uncharacterized protein LOC130514539 isoform X2 produces MTFKAKRCYLAVFLLYTVAAASCKPSVDPTPPAPQDRERLLPSARGPYRSATRGGRRRIRLDLPPGGRSRGLGDASGDRSGQIRGSAVTSGTMELVSPGPPSDDCVAGKVESVTPGRVYISGQLDFTLPNVGYQADSTFPGQETVRGQRPGLSDIWQKLQPVVDCGDSAMTVTFRRRRASQVLLDLANESSVPLSRPPPRCGYSVQTTWRDLRLMAQYDACHVTRKHGSYELPLLWRETPVKVSCPVSHSQAQSNGPLSVCCFPQGLSVNVQGGAAAELLKVNVRGQWTHLIELVEPCGFTLDGQDGELSIAAPFFTCGITLMNGKHTLSIQLGDKKFLLACPESTPEQPRLPPEVVGSPDLPSEAAEHSSESLKHFVWSPPFYLAPPLYPHPTYHKYSHPDSRDPSTSSPTPAPTFGSQSVPPVGSLSEYQDYFLYPDSLNEHVTHDSGSSAADMVSSGQFSDGHQAPLLSVLEQHRVILAPSVTQTRVGSPSLAPPFHTLNQYQHPNIPLPAPQYAAPAPVVESPLLASGLHHPDAAGQFNMDQFFHGRPAHNTQAHAAAPNALYPAQPHSDHQWYHFPHGGPKLPPFNPELFVNRHASSHQSSGSTLDNNPYWRRYEPLSDKDFESPLLNAGEVSPEQTSFPAGIPSPPFYHPPQHHYQLYYGPELSPSGLTQMSNNPLLRTFRPLSPSPLSEPVHGVQHLPPYHYHQPETSAGDGDVPHEGNINPISDPRLPSDSDHDFTVWLNQLSEAENPSMLQANPSNIYLYDTEAYPDVEAPDELLDNQIEEFYLGQYLAFPVADSMAEPTIPPRSAAFSGMNCALQRLTSDPDTYVDECGLNQDVETLGPLMEYPSHQDFGLDFLNAARLGEEYGSPGEVRLRPARSAETSLATRLRIATDQTFTSFYPEAHLPLSLIQGKPVYVEVSLLDPPEPGLVLLVHSCLAFSHTAYPSWMVIYDGCPSRRAAQLLPSPNSHHIQRIMVSSFLSPFSESPASFDKDFPQEDPEILFLCSTGACSPRRVAALKAASMVPTLMCD; encoded by the exons ATGACTTTCAAAGCAAAACGTTGTTATCTCGCCGTGTTTCTGCTCTACACGGTAGCAGCAGCAAGCTGTAAACCTTCTGTTGACCCAACACCACCCGCCCCTCAAGACCGGGAGCGGCTCTTACCTTCCGCCAGGGGCCCGTATCGCTCCGCTACCCGGGGCGGCAGAAGACGGATCCGCCTCGACCTTCCGCCAGGAGGGCGATCCAGAGGTCTGGGAGACGCATCTGGAGACAGAAGTGGACAGATCCGCGGATCCGCTGTGACCTCTGGGACGATGGAGTTGGTGTCACCCGGACCCCCGAGTGACGACTGTGTAGCGGGGAAGGTTGAATCAGTGACCCCGGGGAGGGTTTACATCAGCGGACAGCTGGACTTCACCCTTCCTAACGTGGGATACCAGGCAGATTCGACTTTTCCAG GTCAGGAGacagtcagaggtcaaaggccaGGCCTATCGGACATCTGGCAGAAGCTGCAACCTGTGGTGGACTGTGGCGACTCGGCCATGACTGTCACTTTCAGGAGGAGGCGAGCCTCCCAAGTGCTGCTGGACCTGG CGAATGAGTCATCTGTGCCGCTGTCCCGGCCGCCTCCCCGGTGTGGCTACTCGGTGCAGACTACATGGAGAGACCTCAGGCTCATGGCTCAGTACGACGCCTGCCATGTCACTCGGAAG CATGGCAGCTATGAGCTGCCTTTGCTGTGGAGAGAAACTCCAGTTAAGGTGTCCTGCCCAGTGTCTCATAGCCAGGCTCAGTCCAATGGCCCTCTCTCCGTCTGCTGCTTCCCACAAGGTTTGAGTGTGAACGTacagggaggagctgctgcagagctgctgaaggtaAATG TCAGAGGACAGTGGACTCATTTGATTGAGCTGGTTGAGCCGTGTGGTTTCACTCTTGACGGACAAGATGGAGAACTCTCCATCGCAGCTCCGTTCTTCACCTGCGGCATCACACTGATG aatggaaaacacacactttctatCCAACTAGGAGATAAGAAATTCTTGCTGGCCTGTCCTGAATCTACCCCTGAGCAGCCCAGGTTACCCCCGGAGGTTGTGGGCAGCCCTGACCTTCCCTCAGAGGCAGCTGAGCATTCATCGGAATCCCTCAAGCATTTTGTGTGGAGTCCACCTTTCTACCTTGCCCCGCCTCTGTACCCCCACCCTACATATCACAAGTACAGTCATCCAGACAGCCGTGACCCCTCTACATCCTCTCCAACTCCTGCACCTACATTTGGGTCACAATCTGTCCCACCTGTTGGCTCCTTATCTGAATATCAGGACTACTTCCTCTACCCAGATTCTCTGAACGAACATGTTACGCATGATTCGGGGTCCTCTGCAGCGGACATGGTGAGTTCAGGACAGTTCTCGGATGGTCACCAAGCTCCTTTGTTGAGTGTCTTGGAACAGCACAGGGTGATACTGGCTCCCTCCGTGACTCAGACTCGGGTTGGAAGTCCCTCTCTTGCCCCCCCGTTTCATACTTTGAATCAGTACCAGCATCCCAACatccctcttcctgctcctcagtATGCTGCCCCAGCTCCTGTGGTGGAGTCCCCTCTGTTGGCCTCAGGGCTTCATCATCCTGACGCTGCCGGCCAGTTTAACATGGACCAGTTCTTTCACGGTCGGCCTGCTCACAACACACAAGCTCACGCCGCTGCACCAAACGCTCTGTATCCTGCCCAGCCCCATTCGGACCACCAGTGGTACCATTTTCCACACGGTGGCCCCAAATTGCCTCCATTCAATCCCGAGCTGTTTGTAAATAGACATGCATCCTCACATCAATCGAGTGGGTCAACGTTGGACAACAACCCCTACTGGAGGAGATATGAACCTCTGTCTGATAAAGATTTTGAGTCTCCTCTACTAAATGCTGGTGAGGTTTCTCCTGAGCAAACTTCTTTTCCAGCCGGCATTCCTTCCCCTCCATTTTACCACCCCCCTCAACACCACTATCAGCTGTATTATGGACCAGAGCTTTCTCCCAGTGGTCTGACCCAAATGTCAAACAACCCTCTGCTGAGAACCTTCAGACCCCTGtccccatctcctctctctgaaCCTGTACATGGTGTTCAGCACCTCCCCCCTTATCATTATCACCAACCTGAAACGTCTGCGGGTGACGGGGACGTACCTCACGAAGGGAATATAAATCCCATATCAGACCCTCGGCTCCCCTCAGACTCTGACCATGATTTCACAGTTTGGCTAAATCAATTGTCCGAGGCAGAAAATCCCAGCATGCTTCAGGCAAACCCCTCTAACATTTATCTCTACGACACTGAGGCGTATCCTGATGTAGAAGCACCAGATGAACTGTTGGATAATCAAATCGAAG AGTTTTATTTGGGACAGTATTTAGCTTTTCCTGTGGCCGACTCTATGGCAGAACCCACCATCCCTCCCCGTTCAGCTGCATTTAGTGGCATGAACTGTGCACTGCagaggctgacctctgaccccgacACCTATGTGGATGAATGTGGACTAAACCAAGAT GTGGAGACACTTGGCCCTCTCATGGAGTATCCTTCTCATCAAGATTTTGGCCTGGACTTTCTGAATGCAGCCAG GTTGGGGGAGGAATATGGTTCTCCAGGAGAAGTGAGGCTCCGGCCTGCTCGGTCTGCAGAAACGTCTCTGGCTACTCGGCTGAGGATTGCTACAG ATCAGACCTTCACCAGCTTCTATCCCGAGGCTCATCTTCCTCTGAGCCTCATCCAGGGTAAACCAGTTTATGTTGAAGTGAGCctgctggatcctccagaacctgGGCTGGTGTTGCTGGTCCATTCCTGCCTAGCCTTTAGCCACACTGCATATCCCAGCTGGATGGTCATTTATGATGG TTGTCCTAGTCGGAGGGCTGCTCAGCTGCTTCCATCTCCAAATTCCCATCACATCCAGAGGATCATGGTCTCGAGCTTCCTGTCTCCGTTCTCAGAAAGCCCCGCCAGTTTTGACAAAGATTTTCCCCAAGAGGACCCAGAG ATCCTGTTCCTGTGCTCCACTGGAGCTTGCTCTCCTAGGAGGGTGGCTGCATTGAAGGCTGCATCAATG GTCCCAACACTGATGTgtgattaa
- the LOC130514539 gene encoding uncharacterized protein LOC130514539 isoform X1 — protein sequence MTFKAKRCYLAVFLLYTVAAASCKPSVDPTPPAPQDRERLLPSARGPYRSATRGGRRRIRLDLPPGGRSRGLGDASGDRSGQIRGSAVTSGTMELVSPGPPSDDCVAGKVESVTPGRVYISGQLDFTLPNVGYQADSTFPGQETVRGQRPGLSDIWQKLQPVVDCGDSAMTVTFRRRRASQVLLDLANESSVPLSRPPPRCGYSVQTTWRDLRLMAQYDACHVTRKHGSYELPLLWRETPVKVSCPVSHSQAQSNGPLSVCCFPQGLSVNVQGGAAAELLKVNVRGQWTHLIELVEPCGFTLDGQDGELSIAAPFFTCGITLMNGKHTLSIQLGDKKFLLACPESTPEQPRLPPEVVGSPDLPSEAAEHSSESLKHFVWSPPFYLAPPLYPHPTYHKYSHPDSRDPSTSSPTPAPTFGSQSVPPVGSLSEYQDYFLYPDSLNEHVTHDSGSSAADMVSSGQFSDGHQAPLLSVLEQHRVILAPSVTQTRVGSPSLAPPFHTLNQYQHPNIPLPAPQYAAPAPVVESPLLASGLHHPDAAGQFNMDQFFHGRPAHNTQAHAAAPNALYPAQPHSDHQWYHFPHGGPKLPPFNPELFVNRHASSHQSSGSTLDNNPYWRRYEPLSDKDFESPLLNAGEVSPEQTSFPAGIPSPPFYHPPQHHYQLYYGPELSPSGLTQMSNNPLLRTFRPLSPSPLSEPVHGVQHLPPYHYHQPETSAGDGDVPHEGNINPISDPRLPSDSDHDFTVWLNQLSEAENPSMLQANPSNIYLYDTEAYPDVEAPDELLDNQIEEFYLGQYLAFPVADSMAEPTIPPRSAAFSGMNCALQRLTSDPDTYVDECGLNQDVETLGPLMEYPSHQDFGLDFLNAARLGEEYGSPGEVRLRPARSAETSLATRLRIATDQTFTSFYPEAHLPLSLIQGKPVYVEVSLLDPPEPGLVLLVHSCLAFSHTAYPSWMVIYDGCPSRRAAQLLPSPNSHHIQRIMVSSFLSPFSESPASFDKDFPQEDPEILFLCSTGACSPRRVAALKAASMRAGGEKRTA from the exons ATGACTTTCAAAGCAAAACGTTGTTATCTCGCCGTGTTTCTGCTCTACACGGTAGCAGCAGCAAGCTGTAAACCTTCTGTTGACCCAACACCACCCGCCCCTCAAGACCGGGAGCGGCTCTTACCTTCCGCCAGGGGCCCGTATCGCTCCGCTACCCGGGGCGGCAGAAGACGGATCCGCCTCGACCTTCCGCCAGGAGGGCGATCCAGAGGTCTGGGAGACGCATCTGGAGACAGAAGTGGACAGATCCGCGGATCCGCTGTGACCTCTGGGACGATGGAGTTGGTGTCACCCGGACCCCCGAGTGACGACTGTGTAGCGGGGAAGGTTGAATCAGTGACCCCGGGGAGGGTTTACATCAGCGGACAGCTGGACTTCACCCTTCCTAACGTGGGATACCAGGCAGATTCGACTTTTCCAG GTCAGGAGacagtcagaggtcaaaggccaGGCCTATCGGACATCTGGCAGAAGCTGCAACCTGTGGTGGACTGTGGCGACTCGGCCATGACTGTCACTTTCAGGAGGAGGCGAGCCTCCCAAGTGCTGCTGGACCTGG CGAATGAGTCATCTGTGCCGCTGTCCCGGCCGCCTCCCCGGTGTGGCTACTCGGTGCAGACTACATGGAGAGACCTCAGGCTCATGGCTCAGTACGACGCCTGCCATGTCACTCGGAAG CATGGCAGCTATGAGCTGCCTTTGCTGTGGAGAGAAACTCCAGTTAAGGTGTCCTGCCCAGTGTCTCATAGCCAGGCTCAGTCCAATGGCCCTCTCTCCGTCTGCTGCTTCCCACAAGGTTTGAGTGTGAACGTacagggaggagctgctgcagagctgctgaaggtaAATG TCAGAGGACAGTGGACTCATTTGATTGAGCTGGTTGAGCCGTGTGGTTTCACTCTTGACGGACAAGATGGAGAACTCTCCATCGCAGCTCCGTTCTTCACCTGCGGCATCACACTGATG aatggaaaacacacactttctatCCAACTAGGAGATAAGAAATTCTTGCTGGCCTGTCCTGAATCTACCCCTGAGCAGCCCAGGTTACCCCCGGAGGTTGTGGGCAGCCCTGACCTTCCCTCAGAGGCAGCTGAGCATTCATCGGAATCCCTCAAGCATTTTGTGTGGAGTCCACCTTTCTACCTTGCCCCGCCTCTGTACCCCCACCCTACATATCACAAGTACAGTCATCCAGACAGCCGTGACCCCTCTACATCCTCTCCAACTCCTGCACCTACATTTGGGTCACAATCTGTCCCACCTGTTGGCTCCTTATCTGAATATCAGGACTACTTCCTCTACCCAGATTCTCTGAACGAACATGTTACGCATGATTCGGGGTCCTCTGCAGCGGACATGGTGAGTTCAGGACAGTTCTCGGATGGTCACCAAGCTCCTTTGTTGAGTGTCTTGGAACAGCACAGGGTGATACTGGCTCCCTCCGTGACTCAGACTCGGGTTGGAAGTCCCTCTCTTGCCCCCCCGTTTCATACTTTGAATCAGTACCAGCATCCCAACatccctcttcctgctcctcagtATGCTGCCCCAGCTCCTGTGGTGGAGTCCCCTCTGTTGGCCTCAGGGCTTCATCATCCTGACGCTGCCGGCCAGTTTAACATGGACCAGTTCTTTCACGGTCGGCCTGCTCACAACACACAAGCTCACGCCGCTGCACCAAACGCTCTGTATCCTGCCCAGCCCCATTCGGACCACCAGTGGTACCATTTTCCACACGGTGGCCCCAAATTGCCTCCATTCAATCCCGAGCTGTTTGTAAATAGACATGCATCCTCACATCAATCGAGTGGGTCAACGTTGGACAACAACCCCTACTGGAGGAGATATGAACCTCTGTCTGATAAAGATTTTGAGTCTCCTCTACTAAATGCTGGTGAGGTTTCTCCTGAGCAAACTTCTTTTCCAGCCGGCATTCCTTCCCCTCCATTTTACCACCCCCCTCAACACCACTATCAGCTGTATTATGGACCAGAGCTTTCTCCCAGTGGTCTGACCCAAATGTCAAACAACCCTCTGCTGAGAACCTTCAGACCCCTGtccccatctcctctctctgaaCCTGTACATGGTGTTCAGCACCTCCCCCCTTATCATTATCACCAACCTGAAACGTCTGCGGGTGACGGGGACGTACCTCACGAAGGGAATATAAATCCCATATCAGACCCTCGGCTCCCCTCAGACTCTGACCATGATTTCACAGTTTGGCTAAATCAATTGTCCGAGGCAGAAAATCCCAGCATGCTTCAGGCAAACCCCTCTAACATTTATCTCTACGACACTGAGGCGTATCCTGATGTAGAAGCACCAGATGAACTGTTGGATAATCAAATCGAAG AGTTTTATTTGGGACAGTATTTAGCTTTTCCTGTGGCCGACTCTATGGCAGAACCCACCATCCCTCCCCGTTCAGCTGCATTTAGTGGCATGAACTGTGCACTGCagaggctgacctctgaccccgacACCTATGTGGATGAATGTGGACTAAACCAAGAT GTGGAGACACTTGGCCCTCTCATGGAGTATCCTTCTCATCAAGATTTTGGCCTGGACTTTCTGAATGCAGCCAG GTTGGGGGAGGAATATGGTTCTCCAGGAGAAGTGAGGCTCCGGCCTGCTCGGTCTGCAGAAACGTCTCTGGCTACTCGGCTGAGGATTGCTACAG ATCAGACCTTCACCAGCTTCTATCCCGAGGCTCATCTTCCTCTGAGCCTCATCCAGGGTAAACCAGTTTATGTTGAAGTGAGCctgctggatcctccagaacctgGGCTGGTGTTGCTGGTCCATTCCTGCCTAGCCTTTAGCCACACTGCATATCCCAGCTGGATGGTCATTTATGATGG TTGTCCTAGTCGGAGGGCTGCTCAGCTGCTTCCATCTCCAAATTCCCATCACATCCAGAGGATCATGGTCTCGAGCTTCCTGTCTCCGTTCTCAGAAAGCCCCGCCAGTTTTGACAAAGATTTTCCCCAAGAGGACCCAGAG ATCCTGTTCCTGTGCTCCACTGGAGCTTGCTCTCCTAGGAGGGTGGCTGCATTGAAGGCTGCATCAATG
- the LOC130514539 gene encoding uncharacterized protein LOC130514539 isoform X3, which yields MTFKAKRCYLAVFLLYTVAAASCKPSVDPTPPAPQDRERLLPSARGPYRSATRGGRRRIRLDLPPGGRSRGLGDASGDRSGQIRGSAVTSGTMELVSPGPPSDDCVAGKVESVTPGRVYISGQLDFTLPNVGYQADSTFPGQETVRGQRPGLSDIWQKLQPVVDCGDSAMTVTFRRRRASQVLLDLANESSVPLSRPPPRCGYSVQTTWRDLRLMAQYDACHVTRKHGSYELPLLWRETPVKVSCPVSHSQAQSNGPLSVCCFPQGLSVNVQGGAAAELLKVNVRGQWTHLIELVEPCGFTLDGQDGELSIAAPFFTCGITLMNGKHTLSIQLGDKKFLLACPESTPEQPRLPPEVVGSPDLPSEAAEHSSESLKHFVWSPPFYLAPPLYPHPTYHKYSHPDSRDPSTSSPTPAPTFGSQSVPPVGSLSEYQDYFLYPDSLNEHVTHDSGSSAADMVSSGQFSDGHQAPLLSVLEQHRVILAPSVTQTRVGSPSLAPPFHTLNQYQHPNIPLPAPQYAAPAPVVESPLLASGLHHPDAAGQFNMDQFFHGRPAHNTQAHAAAPNALYPAQPHSDHQWYHFPHGGPKLPPFNPELFVNRHASSHQSSGSTLDNNPYWRRYEPLSDKDFESPLLNAGEVSPEQTSFPAGIPSPPFYHPPQHHYQLYYGPELSPSGLTQMSNNPLLRTFRPLSPSPLSEPVHGVQHLPPYHYHQPETSAGDGDVPHEGNINPISDPRLPSDSDHDFTVWLNQLSEAENPSMLQANPSNIYLYDTEAYPDVEAPDELLDNQIEEFYLGQYLAFPVADSMAEPTIPPRSAAFSGMNCALQRLTSDPDTYVDECGLNQDVETLGPLMEYPSHQDFGLDFLNAARLGEEYGSPGEVRLRPARSAETSLATRLRIATDQTFTSFYPEAHLPLSLIQGKPVYVEVSLLDPPEPGLVLLVHSCLAFSHTAYPSWMVIYDGCPSRRAAQLLPSPNSHHIQRIMVSSFLSPFSESPASFDKDFPQEDPEILFLCSTGACSPRRVAALKAASMLHPLHAL from the exons ATGACTTTCAAAGCAAAACGTTGTTATCTCGCCGTGTTTCTGCTCTACACGGTAGCAGCAGCAAGCTGTAAACCTTCTGTTGACCCAACACCACCCGCCCCTCAAGACCGGGAGCGGCTCTTACCTTCCGCCAGGGGCCCGTATCGCTCCGCTACCCGGGGCGGCAGAAGACGGATCCGCCTCGACCTTCCGCCAGGAGGGCGATCCAGAGGTCTGGGAGACGCATCTGGAGACAGAAGTGGACAGATCCGCGGATCCGCTGTGACCTCTGGGACGATGGAGTTGGTGTCACCCGGACCCCCGAGTGACGACTGTGTAGCGGGGAAGGTTGAATCAGTGACCCCGGGGAGGGTTTACATCAGCGGACAGCTGGACTTCACCCTTCCTAACGTGGGATACCAGGCAGATTCGACTTTTCCAG GTCAGGAGacagtcagaggtcaaaggccaGGCCTATCGGACATCTGGCAGAAGCTGCAACCTGTGGTGGACTGTGGCGACTCGGCCATGACTGTCACTTTCAGGAGGAGGCGAGCCTCCCAAGTGCTGCTGGACCTGG CGAATGAGTCATCTGTGCCGCTGTCCCGGCCGCCTCCCCGGTGTGGCTACTCGGTGCAGACTACATGGAGAGACCTCAGGCTCATGGCTCAGTACGACGCCTGCCATGTCACTCGGAAG CATGGCAGCTATGAGCTGCCTTTGCTGTGGAGAGAAACTCCAGTTAAGGTGTCCTGCCCAGTGTCTCATAGCCAGGCTCAGTCCAATGGCCCTCTCTCCGTCTGCTGCTTCCCACAAGGTTTGAGTGTGAACGTacagggaggagctgctgcagagctgctgaaggtaAATG TCAGAGGACAGTGGACTCATTTGATTGAGCTGGTTGAGCCGTGTGGTTTCACTCTTGACGGACAAGATGGAGAACTCTCCATCGCAGCTCCGTTCTTCACCTGCGGCATCACACTGATG aatggaaaacacacactttctatCCAACTAGGAGATAAGAAATTCTTGCTGGCCTGTCCTGAATCTACCCCTGAGCAGCCCAGGTTACCCCCGGAGGTTGTGGGCAGCCCTGACCTTCCCTCAGAGGCAGCTGAGCATTCATCGGAATCCCTCAAGCATTTTGTGTGGAGTCCACCTTTCTACCTTGCCCCGCCTCTGTACCCCCACCCTACATATCACAAGTACAGTCATCCAGACAGCCGTGACCCCTCTACATCCTCTCCAACTCCTGCACCTACATTTGGGTCACAATCTGTCCCACCTGTTGGCTCCTTATCTGAATATCAGGACTACTTCCTCTACCCAGATTCTCTGAACGAACATGTTACGCATGATTCGGGGTCCTCTGCAGCGGACATGGTGAGTTCAGGACAGTTCTCGGATGGTCACCAAGCTCCTTTGTTGAGTGTCTTGGAACAGCACAGGGTGATACTGGCTCCCTCCGTGACTCAGACTCGGGTTGGAAGTCCCTCTCTTGCCCCCCCGTTTCATACTTTGAATCAGTACCAGCATCCCAACatccctcttcctgctcctcagtATGCTGCCCCAGCTCCTGTGGTGGAGTCCCCTCTGTTGGCCTCAGGGCTTCATCATCCTGACGCTGCCGGCCAGTTTAACATGGACCAGTTCTTTCACGGTCGGCCTGCTCACAACACACAAGCTCACGCCGCTGCACCAAACGCTCTGTATCCTGCCCAGCCCCATTCGGACCACCAGTGGTACCATTTTCCACACGGTGGCCCCAAATTGCCTCCATTCAATCCCGAGCTGTTTGTAAATAGACATGCATCCTCACATCAATCGAGTGGGTCAACGTTGGACAACAACCCCTACTGGAGGAGATATGAACCTCTGTCTGATAAAGATTTTGAGTCTCCTCTACTAAATGCTGGTGAGGTTTCTCCTGAGCAAACTTCTTTTCCAGCCGGCATTCCTTCCCCTCCATTTTACCACCCCCCTCAACACCACTATCAGCTGTATTATGGACCAGAGCTTTCTCCCAGTGGTCTGACCCAAATGTCAAACAACCCTCTGCTGAGAACCTTCAGACCCCTGtccccatctcctctctctgaaCCTGTACATGGTGTTCAGCACCTCCCCCCTTATCATTATCACCAACCTGAAACGTCTGCGGGTGACGGGGACGTACCTCACGAAGGGAATATAAATCCCATATCAGACCCTCGGCTCCCCTCAGACTCTGACCATGATTTCACAGTTTGGCTAAATCAATTGTCCGAGGCAGAAAATCCCAGCATGCTTCAGGCAAACCCCTCTAACATTTATCTCTACGACACTGAGGCGTATCCTGATGTAGAAGCACCAGATGAACTGTTGGATAATCAAATCGAAG AGTTTTATTTGGGACAGTATTTAGCTTTTCCTGTGGCCGACTCTATGGCAGAACCCACCATCCCTCCCCGTTCAGCTGCATTTAGTGGCATGAACTGTGCACTGCagaggctgacctctgaccccgacACCTATGTGGATGAATGTGGACTAAACCAAGAT GTGGAGACACTTGGCCCTCTCATGGAGTATCCTTCTCATCAAGATTTTGGCCTGGACTTTCTGAATGCAGCCAG GTTGGGGGAGGAATATGGTTCTCCAGGAGAAGTGAGGCTCCGGCCTGCTCGGTCTGCAGAAACGTCTCTGGCTACTCGGCTGAGGATTGCTACAG ATCAGACCTTCACCAGCTTCTATCCCGAGGCTCATCTTCCTCTGAGCCTCATCCAGGGTAAACCAGTTTATGTTGAAGTGAGCctgctggatcctccagaacctgGGCTGGTGTTGCTGGTCCATTCCTGCCTAGCCTTTAGCCACACTGCATATCCCAGCTGGATGGTCATTTATGATGG TTGTCCTAGTCGGAGGGCTGCTCAGCTGCTTCCATCTCCAAATTCCCATCACATCCAGAGGATCATGGTCTCGAGCTTCCTGTCTCCGTTCTCAGAAAGCCCCGCCAGTTTTGACAAAGATTTTCCCCAAGAGGACCCAGAG ATCCTGTTCCTGTGCTCCACTGGAGCTTGCTCTCCTAGGAGGGTGGCTGCATTGAAGGCTGCATCAATG CTGCATCCTTTGCACGCACTCTAA